One window of Burkholderia thailandensis E264 genomic DNA carries:
- a CDS encoding paraquat-inducible protein A, with protein sequence MTEIVTAARAGMASCHACGHVQKLARPSPASPGSHDRPEHCARCGAALHSRTPDSIARTLALLIAAAILYIPANLLPIMRTASIVGSQEDTIMSGVVYFWTSGEWPLAVVVFVASILVPMMKLGVLAILVYTAQRRSAWRPMQRTKLYRIVERIGRWSMLDIFVVTLTVALVHFRSLAVITAGPGALAFGSVVILTMLASMQFDPRLIWDNVENSGNPHE encoded by the coding sequence ATGACCGAAATCGTTACCGCCGCGCGCGCCGGCATGGCAAGCTGCCATGCATGCGGCCACGTGCAGAAACTCGCGCGGCCGTCGCCGGCTTCGCCCGGCTCGCACGACAGGCCCGAGCACTGCGCGCGCTGCGGCGCCGCGCTGCACTCGCGCACGCCGGACAGCATCGCGCGCACGCTCGCGCTGCTGATCGCCGCCGCGATCCTCTACATTCCGGCGAACCTGCTGCCGATCATGCGCACCGCGTCGATCGTCGGCTCGCAGGAAGACACGATCATGAGCGGCGTCGTCTATTTCTGGACGTCGGGCGAATGGCCGCTCGCCGTCGTCGTGTTCGTCGCGAGCATTCTCGTGCCGATGATGAAGCTCGGCGTGCTCGCGATCCTCGTCTACACCGCGCAGCGCCGCTCCGCGTGGCGGCCGATGCAGCGCACCAAGCTCTACCGGATCGTCGAGCGGATCGGCCGCTGGTCGATGCTCGACATCTTCGTCGTCACGCTGACGGTCGCGCTCGTCCATTTCCGCTCGCTCGCGGTGATCACGGCGGGCCCCGGCGCGCTCGCGTTCGGCTCCGTCGTGATCCTGACGATGCTCGCGTCGATGCAATTCGATCCGCGTCTCATCTGGGACAACGTAGAAAACTCAGGGAATCCTCATGAATAG